The following coding sequences are from one Acidobacteriota bacterium window:
- a CDS encoding MFS transporter: MLLDITPLRDSRDYRLLFIGQLVSFFGSMMTFIVVPWQMYELTGSSAMVGYIYLAEFVPMLVLAVIGGALADFVEKRRLLRLTEFGQAAASATLLANSLLETPYVSVLFICVAVHAGLAAIQRPAFESFIQKIIPPELISSVMALNSIRWSIGAIISPAIAGIIVVKLGPSVAYALDLVTFAATIYAVYAVSAVPPPENAERPSLDAIRKALRYAKSRQELLGTYFIDIFAMFFAMPQALYPALAVIYGERYLGFFPAAIALGALVASLTSGWTKSVHRHGVLVTAAAVLWGFAIIGFGLADGIVFALLFLVAAGFFDMISGIFRGAIWNQTIPNHLRGRLASIEMVSYLTGPMLGSAKMGIVAESFSVKIALVSGGILCVVSVLAAALFLPGFLRYDGRDGIRRRHEEEEAHAGRKAEE; encoded by the coding sequence ATGCTCCTCGACATAACACCGCTCAGGGACTCTCGCGATTACCGGCTGCTCTTCATCGGCCAGCTCGTTTCCTTCTTTGGTTCGATGATGACGTTCATCGTCGTCCCGTGGCAGATGTATGAGCTCACGGGCTCATCGGCGATGGTCGGCTACATCTATCTCGCCGAGTTCGTGCCGATGCTCGTGCTTGCCGTCATCGGCGGAGCACTAGCGGATTTTGTTGAAAAGCGGCGGCTGCTCCGGTTGACCGAGTTTGGCCAGGCGGCGGCCTCCGCGACGCTTCTTGCCAATTCGCTGCTCGAAACTCCCTACGTTTCGGTGCTTTTTATTTGTGTAGCCGTCCACGCAGGCCTTGCCGCGATACAGCGGCCGGCATTCGAATCGTTCATACAAAAGATCATTCCGCCGGAGCTGATCTCGTCGGTGATGGCGCTCAACTCGATCCGCTGGAGTATCGGGGCGATCATCAGTCCGGCGATCGCGGGAATCATTGTTGTCAAGCTCGGGCCTTCGGTCGCCTACGCACTCGATCTGGTTACGTTTGCGGCGACGATCTACGCGGTCTATGCCGTCAGCGCCGTACCGCCGCCGGAGAATGCCGAGCGGCCGAGCCTCGATGCGATCCGCAAGGCACTGAGATACGCAAAGAGCCGGCAGGAGCTTCTCGGGACGTATTTCATCGACATCTTCGCGATGTTCTTCGCGATGCCGCAGGCGCTTTATCCGGCACTTGCGGTGATCTATGGTGAGCGATATCTCGGCTTCTTTCCTGCCGCGATCGCACTCGGTGCCTTGGTCGCGAGCCTGACCTCCGGCTGGACGAAGTCGGTTCACCGCCACGGAGTTCTGGTTACGGCGGCGGCAGTACTTTGGGGATTTGCGATCATCGGATTCGGGCTGGCGGACGGCATCGTTTTCGCGTTGCTTTTCCTTGTGGCGGCCGGTTTCTTCGATATGATCTCCGGCATCTTTCGCGGAGCGATCTGGAATCAGACGATACCGAACCATCTCCGCGGCCGGCTGGCGAGCATCGAGATGGTCAGCTATCTGACCGGGCCGATGCTCGGCAGCGCAAAGATGGGGATCGTGGCCGAGTCGTTCAGCGTAAAGATCGCTCTCGTTTCCGGCGGAATTTTGTGCGTCGTTTCGGTGTTGGCCGCGGCTTTGTTCCTGCCGGGTTTTCTCCGCTACGATGGCCGCGACGGCATCCGCCGCCGACACGAAGAGGAAGAAGCACACGCCGGCCGGAAGGCCGAAGAATAA